The Oncorhynchus masou masou isolate Uvic2021 chromosome 6, UVic_Omas_1.1, whole genome shotgun sequence genome has a window encoding:
- the LOC135541416 gene encoding thioredoxin reductase 1, cytoplasmic-like — translation MPPIDNDTGRNELKSRIQELIDSNQVLVFSKSNCPFCVKVKDLFKELNVNCNVVELDLIEDGSNYQELLLEMTGQKTVPNVFINKTHVGGCDKTMKAHKDGVLQQLLCGENEVYDYDLIVIGGGSGGLACSKEAALLGKKVMVLDYVVPTPKGNTWGLGGTCVNVGCIPKKLMHQTALLGTSIQDARKFGWELPEETVKHNWETMKTAVNNYIGSLNWGYRVALRDKNVNYINSYAEFIETHKIKATNKRGKETFHTAAKFILATGERPRYLSIPGDKEYCITSDDLFSLPHCPGKTLVIGASYVALECGGFLAGLGLDVTVMVRSILLRGFDQDMANRAGKHMEEHGVKFLRKYVPVKVEELEAGTPGRLKVTAKSTEGDETIEGEYNTVLIAVGRDACTGKIGLEQAGVKVNPKNGKIPVNDEEQTNVPHIYAIGDILEGKWELTPVAIQAGKLLARRLYAGASLKCDYVNVPTTVFTPLEYGACGLSEEKAMELYGQDNLEVYHSLFWPLEFTVPDRDNNKCYSKIICNKLDNDRVIGFHYLGPNAGEVTQGYGVAMKCGLTKEQLDNTVGIHPTCAEIFTTMEVTKSSGGDITQTGC, via the exons ATGCCTCCCATCGACAATGACACCGGGAGGAATGAACTAAAATCTCGGATACAGGAGCTTATTGATTCTAATCAAGTGTTGGTATTCAGTAAAAGCAACTGTCCATTTTGTGTGAAG GTAAAGGATCTGTTCAAGGAGCTGAACGTGAACTGCAATGTGGTGGAGTTGGATTTAATTG AGGATGGATCAAACTATCAAGAACTGCTGCTTGAGATGACCGGGCAGAAAACTGTCCCCAATGTCTTCATCAACAAGACACACGTCGGTGGCTGTGACAAAACAATGAAG GCCCACAAAGATGGTGTCTTGCAGCAGCTGCTGTGCGGGGAGAATGAGGTATACGACTATGACCTCATCGTCATCGGGGGCGGCTCAGGAGGGCTAGCATGCTCAAAG GAGGCAGCGTTGCTGGGCAAGAAGGTGATGGTGTTGGACTATGTGGTGCCCACGCCGAAAGGGAACACATGGG GCCTGGGCGGCACATGTGTGAACGTGGGCTGCATCCCCAAGAAGCTGATGCACCAGACAGCCCTGCTAGGGACTTCCATACAGGACGCCCGCAAGTTTGGCTGGGAGTTGCCGGAGGAGACAG TGAAGCACAACTGGGAGACAATGAAGACGGCGGTGAACAACTACATTGGCTCGTTGAACTGGGGCTACCGGGTGGCGCTGCGCGACAAGAACGTCAACTACATCAACTCCTACGCTGAGTTCATTGAGACGCACAAAATCAAG GCGACCAACAAGCGAGGGAAGGAGACCTTCCATACGGCCGCAAAGTTTATCCTGGCGACAGGCGAGAGGCCGCGTTACCTGAGCATCCCCGGAGACAAAGAGTACTGCATCACCAG CGACGACCTGTTCTCTCTGCCCCACTGCCCTGGCAAGACCCTGGTGATCGGGGCATCCTACGTGGCGCTGGAGTGCGGGGGTTTTCTGGCGGGCCTGGGCCTGGATGTGACAGTCATGGTACGCTCCATCCTCCTGAGGGGCTTCGACCAGGACATGGCCAACCGTGCCGGCAAGCACATGGAGGAGCATGGCGTAAAGTTCCTCCGGAAGTACGTCCCGGTCAAG GTGGAGGAGCTGGAGGCAGGTACTCCTGGGAGGCTGAAGGTGACAGCCAAGAGCACGGAGGGAGACGAGACCATCGAGGGAGAGTACAACACT GTGTTGATAGCCGTGGGGCGCGACGCCTGTACAGGAAAGATCGGCCTGGAACAAGCCGGGGTCAAAGTCAACCCCAA GAATGGTAAGATCCCGGTGAACGACGAGGAGCAGACCAACGTGCCGCACATCTACGCCATCGGAGACATCCTGGAGGGCAAGTGGGAGCTGACGCCCGTGGCTATCCAGGCTGGCAAGCTGCTGGCACGCCGTCTGTACGCGGGCGCCTCGCTCAAG TGTGACTACGTGAATGTTCCCACCACGGTGTTCACCCCTCTGGAGTATGGCGCCTGTGGGCTGTCTGAGGAGAAAGCTATGGAGCTGTACGGGCAAGACAACCTGGAG GTGTACCACAGTCTCTTCTGGCCTCTGGAGTTCACCGTCCCCGACAGGGACAACAACAAGTGCTACTCAAAGATCATCTGTAATAAATTGGACAAT GACCGTGTGATCGGGTTCCATTACTTGGGGCCCAATGCGGGAGAGGTGACGCAGGGCTACGGCGTGGCCATGAAATGTGGCCTGACCAAAGAGCAGCTGGACAACACCGTTGGCATACACCCCACCTGTGCTGAG ATCTTCACCaccatggaggtgaccaagagctCAGGCGGTGACATCACCCAGACGGGCTGCTGA